Proteins encoded by one window of bacterium:
- the dcd gene encoding dCTP deaminase, which translates to MILSDRSIREQIALGRVAIEPLADDAVQPSSVDLRLDRYFRVFRNHTMGCIDVKKDLGTLTEPLEIGPDGVFILHPGEFVLGCTLERVSLPDDLVGRLEGKSSLGRLGLLIHSTAGFVDAGWQGQLTLELSNVANLPITLYPGMKIGQISFIAMSTAAENPYGSRAVGSKYQGQVGPIPSRYWENF; encoded by the coding sequence ATGATTCTGTCCGATCGGTCCATCCGGGAACAGATCGCCCTCGGGCGCGTCGCCATCGAACCGCTGGCCGACGACGCTGTCCAACCCTCCTCGGTGGATCTGCGCCTCGACCGCTACTTCCGGGTCTTCCGGAACCACACGATGGGCTGCATCGACGTCAAGAAGGATCTCGGCACCCTCACCGAACCCCTGGAGATCGGCCCCGACGGCGTGTTCATCCTGCACCCCGGCGAGTTCGTGCTGGGCTGCACGCTCGAGCGGGTGAGCCTGCCGGACGATCTGGTCGGGCGCCTCGAGGGCAAGTCGAGCCTGGGTCGGCTCGGGCTGTTGATTCACTCCACCGCCGGGTTCGTGGACGCCGGCTGGCAGGGTCAACTCACGCTGGAACTCTCGAACGTGGCAAACCTGCCGATCACGCTCTATCCGGGGATGAAGATCGGCCAGATCAGCTTCATCGCCATGAGCACCGCCGCGGAGAACCCCTACGGCTCGCGGGCGGTCGGCTCCAAGTACCAGGGCCAGGTCGGTCCGATCCCCAGCCGCTAC